Proteins from one Panicum virgatum strain AP13 chromosome 7K, P.virgatum_v5, whole genome shotgun sequence genomic window:
- the LOC120639790 gene encoding protein FAR1-RELATED SEQUENCE 5-like: MESYMAVIAEKAPPLQLSGAGTSMLSAIQTADGDEAFIQELEQENGNHILNDEPDDDLNECQEDTAEAEVDCDEDYFFPSPDEVEQTRTPEVGMVFATLEDAHRFVNVYGQVTGFVVFKGRNYKHKKITLQCNKSKKAKENEIRQRKRKRNAIERTGCPMSLTVKLVAGKWEITAVQNEHNHPLSNSPSLTRFFLSHKYMSEEERNFSRILQETKIKPAKIMQIFRKLRGKFKNIPVSKMAVSNLEQFDRLMKTENTDIECALEHLRRLQKEQPGFYYAIKTDGDNTVRSIFWTDAQARLDYALYGDFISFYTSYTTIEYDMLFALVIGMNGYSKTTVFGWALLEDGRAETFSWLFRTFLDVMDGKKPNTILTHQDSDITKSIAEVFHTAFHRFDMWHVMRKATDELRSFMAHRAGMETEVTHLVTNSLATEEFENGWQAMLEKYDAASNAHLDLMYQTRLMWVPVYFKHVFSPFTRSTRCSMSKNSIFKDYVQQNDTIETFISQYDIFQEAAVSIEDGDRFESTLKKPTYSTRHPIERHAAEIYTMGMFLRFQKELLDASAFNAFEKEKDVMYTVKKALDYEDAEFLRDSFSVEVDLKTNTFNCICSKFERDGIVCCHVLRLFTQFSINKIPEHYIKPRWTKKFREQELQKYCSEKIGSAVSQSTLRYAMIMNRMADSCATVSKDLDRSKIFLEEHERILQKLTERE; the protein is encoded by the exons ATGGAATCTTATATGGCAGTGATAGCAGAGAAG GCACCTCCTTTGCAGTTGAGTGGTGCTGGTACGAGTATGCTATCTGCAATACAGACTGCTGATGGTGATGAAGCTTTTATTCAG GAACTTGAGCAAGAGAATGGGAACCATATCCTCAATGATGAACCAGATGATGACCTCAATGAATGCCAGGAAGACACAGCTGAAGCAGAAGTTGATTGTGATGAAGACTACTTTTTCCCGAGTCCAGATGAAGTGGAGCAGACTAGGACTCCAGAGGTTGGCATGGTATTTGCTACGCTAGAAGATGCTCATCGTTTTGTCAATGTCTATGGGCAAGTTACTGGTTTTGTGGTGTTCAAAGGAAGAAACTACAAGCACAAGAAAATAACACTGCAGTGCAATAAAAGCAAGAAGGCAAAAGAGAATGAAATAcggcaaaggaaaaggaaaagaaatgccATTGAGAGAACTGGCTGCCCCATGAGTCTGACTGTGAAACTTGTTGCAGGAAAATGGGAGATTACGGCAGTACAAAATGAACATAACCATCCACTTTCAAATTCACCTTCGTTGACAAGATTTTTTCTCAGCCACAAGTACATGTCCGAGGAAGAGAGAAACTTCTCTAGAATATTGCAAGAAACCAAAATTAAACCGGCAAAGATAATGCAAATTTTCAGGAAACTAAGGGGCAAATTCAAGAATATACCTGTCAGCAAAATGGCTGTCAGCAATTTGGAACAGTTTGACAGGCTAATGAAGACAGAAAATACAGATATAGAATGTGCACTGGAACATCTTAGAAGATTGCAAAAGGAGCAACCTGGGTTCTACTACGCTATAAAAACTGATGGAGATAACACTGTAAGAAGTATCTTCTGGACAGATGCGCAAGCTAGACTTGATTATGCATTATATGGAGATTTCATTTCTTTTTATACGTCTTATACCACTATTGAATATGACATGCTGTTTGCACTGGTAATTGGAATGAATGGCTACAGCAAGACAACTGTATTTGGTTGGGCCTTACTTGAAGATGGGAGGGCAGAGACATTCTCTTGGTTATTCAGGACATTCTTGGATGTAATGGATGGCAAGAAACCAAATACAATACTGACACATCAGGATTCAGATATAACAAAATCAATTGCAGAGGTATTCCATACAGCTTTTCACAGGTTCGACATGTGGCATGTGATGAGGAAAGCTACAGATGAATTGAGAAGTTTTATGGCTCACAGAGCTGGAATGGAAACTGAGGTAACACACCTAGTTACGAATTCTCTAGCTACTGAAGAATTTGAGAATGGTTGGCAAGCAATGCTTGAGAAATATGATGCAGCATCAAATGCACACTTGGATCTCATGTATCAGACAAGATTAATGTGGGTGCCAGTTTACTTCAAACATGTGTTTAGTCCATTTACACGATCCACCAGATGTAGCATGAGCAAAAATTCAATCTTCAAAGACTATGTCCAACAAAATGATACCATAGAAACTTTCATCAGCCAGTATGACATCTTCCAGGAGGCTGCTGTTAGCATTGAAGATGGAGACAGATTTGAGTCAACCCTAAAAAAGCCAACATACAGTACAAGGCACCCAATCGAAAGGCATGCTGCAGAAATATACACAATGGGGATGTTCTTGAGATTTCAGAAGGAGCTACTTGATGCATCAGCTTTCAATgcttttgaaaaagaaaaggacgTCATGTATACAGTGAAGAAAGCACTGGACTATGAGGATGCTGAATTTCTTAGAGACTCCTTCTCTGTTgaagttgacttgaaaaccaacaCGTTTAATTGCATATGTTCAAAGTTTGAGCGAGATGGGATAGTTTGTTGCCATGTTCTGAGACTTTTCACACAGTTCAGCATCAACAAGATACCTGAACACTACATTAAACCAAGGTGGACCAAGAAGTTCAGAGAGCAGGAATTACAGAAGTACTGCTCAGAAAAGATAGGATCAGCTGTTTCACAAAGCACCCTGAGATATGCTATGATAATGAACAGGATGGCAGATAGTTGTGCTACTGTAAGCAAGGATCTGGATCGAAGTAAAATATTCTTGGAAGAGCATGAAAGAATTTTGCAGAAGCTGACAGAGAGAGAATAG